The DNA region ACTGACATCTCAAGATCAAAGGACAACACGATGGCCAATTTCAACGAGCATGACCTCACCGACGAGGTGATCAGCAGCTTCGCCAACACGCCGAACAAGCGGCTCAAGTTTCTCATCGAGGAGACAGTGAAATCGCTGCACGATCTGGTGCGCCGCACCGAGCTCACCTTCGAGGAATGGAATCAGGCGATCGAATTCCTGACCCGCACCGGCCAGACCTGCACGCCGCTGCGCCAGGAATTCATCCTGCTGTCCGACGTGCTCGGCGTCTCGATGCTGGTCGATGCGGTCAATCACCGCGAGCGCGAGGGCGCGACCGAGACCACCGTGCTCGGCCCGTTCTATGTCGGCGAGCACCGCGTCACGTCGCACGGCGCCAACATCTCGGAGGGGATCGACGGCGAAGTGATGTTCGTGCAGAGCCGCGTCACCGACCTCGCCGGCAAGCCGCTCGCCGGTGCCGAGATCGACGTCTGGCACGCCGACGACGACGGCTTCTACGATTCGCAGAAGGCGGACTACGCGGCTCACGGCCCATCGTTGCGGGCACGCTTCGTCACCGATGCCGACGGCCGTTTCTCGTTCCGCACCATCCTGCCATGCAGCTATCCGATCCCGACCGACGGCCCGGTCGGCGATCTCATCACCGCCACGCGGCGTCATCCGATGCGGCCCGCGCATGTGCATTTCCTGGTCAAGGCCGAGGGCTATGAGCCGCTGATCACCCACGTCTTCCTTGATGGCGACGAATATCTGCGCAGCGACGTGGTGTTCGGCGTCAAGGACGAGCTCATTGCGCGCGTCGAGCCGCGCAGCGAACCGGCGCTGCCGAACGGCGAGCGGGTCTCCGGCCCGTGGCACCTGATGACTTACGACTTCCAGATGAAGCCCGGCGCGGGCCTGGTGCCGAAGCCCATGATGGCCGCGGAATGACGATCACAACCAACAAGACGACCAGGGAGAGGACCATGACCAGCAAATCGATTGAGACCGACGTCCTCGTCGTCGGCAGTGGCCCGGCCGGCGCGACGGCGGCGGCGCTGCTCGGCATGTATGGCGTCAAGCATATCCTGGTGACGAAATATGGCTGGTTGGCCGACACGCCACGCGCCCACATCACCAACCAGCGCGCGATGGAGGTGCTGCGCGATCTCGGCCTCGAGGAGAAGGCCGTGGCGCAGGCCGTGCCGCAGCACCTGATGGCCAACAACGTGTTCTGCGAGAGCCTCGCCGGCGAGGAGTTCGGCCGGCTGTATTCCTGGGGCAATCATCCCTCGCGCAAGGCGGATTACGATCTCGCCAGTCCGGCGCGCATCTGCGACCTGCCGCAGAATTTCCTCGAGCCGATCCTGATCGAAGCCGCCGGCCAGCGCGGCACCTCGCTGTGCTTCAACACCGAGTTCGTCGACCTGGCGCAGGACGCCGACGGCGTCACCGCGACGGTGAAGGATCGCCTGTCCGGCGAGACCTACCAGATCCGCGCCAAATACCTGATCGGCGCCGACGGCGGCCGCAGCCGGGTTGCCGAAGTGATCGGACTGCCGATGGAGGGCCAGATGGGCCGCGCCGGCAGCATGAACATCATCGTGCAGGCGGACTTGAGCAAGTACGTCGCGCACCGGCCGAGCGTGCTGTACTGGGTGCTGCAGCCGGGCGCGGAGATCGGCGGCATCGGTGCCGGCCTGATCCGCATGGTGCGGCCGTGGAATGAGTGGCTGATCATCTGGGGCTACGACATCGAGCAGGGCGAGCGCAAGCTCTCTAATGACGAGGCGATCTCGATCGTGCGCAATCTCGTCGGCGACGAGACCCTCGAGGTCAAGGTGCGCTCCACCTCGACCTGGACCGTGAACGAGATGTATGCCGGCCACTATTCGTCGGGCCGCGTGTTCTGCGTCGGCGACGCCGTGCACCGCCATCCGCCGACCAACGGCCTCGGCTCCAATACCTCGATCCAGGATTCCTTCAATCTGTGCTGGAAGTTGAAGCTGGTGCTCGAGGGCCACGCGGCGCCGTCGCTGCTCGAGACCTATTCGGCCGAGCGCCAGCCGGTCGGCAAGCAGATCGTGACCCGCGCCAACAAGAGCATCGGCGACTTCCCGCCGATCTTCGAGGCGGTGGGCCTCGTCGCCTCGACCGATCCGGCTGAAGCGCGCAAGGCGATCGCCGCGCGCAAGGCGCCGACCGCCGAGGGCAAGGCGCGTCGCAAGAAACTCTATGAGGCCATCGCCAACAAGAGCTACGAGTTC from Bradyrhizobium sp. B124 includes:
- a CDS encoding intradiol ring-cleavage dioxygenase, with protein sequence MANFNEHDLTDEVISSFANTPNKRLKFLIEETVKSLHDLVRRTELTFEEWNQAIEFLTRTGQTCTPLRQEFILLSDVLGVSMLVDAVNHREREGATETTVLGPFYVGEHRVTSHGANISEGIDGEVMFVQSRVTDLAGKPLAGAEIDVWHADDDGFYDSQKADYAAHGPSLRARFVTDADGRFSFRTILPCSYPIPTDGPVGDLITATRRHPMRPAHVHFLVKAEGYEPLITHVFLDGDEYLRSDVVFGVKDELIARVEPRSEPALPNGERVSGPWHLMTYDFQMKPGAGLVPKPMMAAE
- a CDS encoding FAD-dependent monooxygenase — its product is MTSKSIETDVLVVGSGPAGATAAALLGMYGVKHILVTKYGWLADTPRAHITNQRAMEVLRDLGLEEKAVAQAVPQHLMANNVFCESLAGEEFGRLYSWGNHPSRKADYDLASPARICDLPQNFLEPILIEAAGQRGTSLCFNTEFVDLAQDADGVTATVKDRLSGETYQIRAKYLIGADGGRSRVAEVIGLPMEGQMGRAGSMNIIVQADLSKYVAHRPSVLYWVLQPGAEIGGIGAGLIRMVRPWNEWLIIWGYDIEQGERKLSNDEAISIVRNLVGDETLEVKVRSTSTWTVNEMYAGHYSSGRVFCVGDAVHRHPPTNGLGSNTSIQDSFNLCWKLKLVLEGHAAPSLLETYSAERQPVGKQIVTRANKSIGDFPPIFEAVGLVASTDPAEARKAIAARKAPTAEGKARRKKLYEAIANKSYEFNCHGVEMNQRYGSTAVVSDGTPMPAFTRDHELYYQATTWPGAHLPHVWVEHQGERKSTLDLTGKGRFTLLTGIGGDGWKAAAAAVEKAYGLPVDVVTIGPQGCDALDIYADWYRQSEVDEDGCVLVRPDMYVAWRAREAAADASDVLLDVFGQILGRSAKAQTKSVAAA